One Heptranchias perlo isolate sHepPer1 unplaced genomic scaffold, sHepPer1.hap1 HAP1_SCAFFOLD_56, whole genome shotgun sequence DNA segment encodes these proteins:
- the LOC137315747 gene encoding probable G-protein coupled receptor 139 codes for MGYPVMFQIEDIYYPALSAVGVPVISLLPFLSLTVNLLAIVILSRGNCGLSKCISRYLLGMAAADLLVVITDLILTRVGGIYFPDSFLFITPVCRPIKYLGYAATVVSVWLTVAFTFDRFVAICCENLKTKYCTEKMAAAVIGTVSVLGCLESVPWYFIYQPYLIIDNVPRYCVFKLNFRTSPVWAAFELFHLILTPCVPFFLILLLNFVTVRRILAASRVRRGLRGRSNGENHKDSEMENRKKSIILLFSISGSFILLWVTQVVNNIYRRMTDTRYYNSYTDPRYITESTSVMLQLLSSCTNTCIYVLTQAKFREELKNAVKYPFNLIVKLVKS; via the exons atgggatatccagtaatgttTCAGATTGAAGACATTTACTATCCTGCCCTTTCAGCCGTTGGAGTGCCGG taatttctctgcttccttttctctcactTACAGTAAACTtgttggcgattgtgatcctgtcccgtggaAATTGCGGGCTCTCCaagtgtatcagtcgctacctgctgggaatggcagcggccgatctcctggtcgttattacTGATCTGATATTGACACGGGTTGGTGGAATTTATTTCCCAGATTCATTTttgttcattactcccgtgtgtcgtCCCATTAAGTACTTGGGTTATGCAGCCAcggtggtttctgtctggctcacagtcgctttcacctttgatcgatttgtggccatttgttgtgagaatcttaaaacaaaatattgcaccgagaaaatggcggctgcagttataggaacagtgagtgtgttgggctgtttagagagtgttccctggtactttatatatCAACCTTAccttataattgataatgttccccggTATTGTGTCTTTAAACTGAACTTCCGCACTTCCCCAGTGTGGGCCGCATTTGAGttatttcacctcattttaaccccttgtgtcccgttctttctgattttgctgctcaattttgtgacggtcaggcgtattttagcagccagtcgagtccgcaggggactccggggccgcagcaatggagagaatcacaaggattcagagatggagaaccgaaagaaatccatcattttactcttcagtatatcgggcagttttatcctATTATGGGTGACCCAGGTTGTAAATAACATTTATCGGCGAATGACAGACACTCGGTATTATAATTCCTACACTGACCCTCGTTATATCACAGAATCCACATCagtaatgctgcagcttctcagttcctgcacaaacacgtgtatttatgtcctgacccaggctaaattcagagaggagctgaagaacgcggtgaaatacccattcaatctaattgttaaattagtgaaatcatag